A genome region from Blautia coccoides includes the following:
- a CDS encoding amidohydrolase family protein: MKKYDLILKGARVLDPSRNMDGVFDVAVKDGKIRGLEKEIPAEEGEKVLEVSGYLLTPGLVDMHCHIYPRFPFEEDGLPTIQGEAHMFRSGVTACVDAGTCGSRDILQFKESVIDRSKLKIFAFVNIASGGMVNLESEQDIQEFQPEIAAAIAGTYDCVAGIKTAHYWVGKPVDSRHPAWESVEQAVKAGELCGKPVMADFQPNLPWRTYPDLILEKLRPGDIHTHVYAQQFPILDANRNVQEFMFRARDRGVIFDLGHGAGSFWFRNAVPALKQGFYPDTISTDLYLDNVNGPVIDLLHVMSKYLNMGMPIEEVIYRTTKRPAEIIGHEELGDLKIGGEADIALLDIREGDFGFADAGHASMRGNKKLECIMTIRAGEIVYNPMALGMPEWEHAPRAYWESPGVI, encoded by the coding sequence ATGAAAAAATATGATTTAATCTTAAAAGGAGCAAGAGTGCTGGACCCGTCCAGAAATATGGATGGTGTGTTTGATGTTGCTGTAAAAGATGGTAAGATCAGAGGTCTGGAAAAAGAAATTCCGGCAGAGGAAGGGGAAAAAGTTTTAGAAGTCAGTGGGTATCTGCTGACACCGGGACTGGTTGATATGCACTGTCATATTTATCCCAGATTTCCATTTGAGGAGGACGGGCTTCCTACAATACAGGGGGAGGCCCATATGTTCCGGTCCGGAGTGACGGCCTGTGTGGATGCAGGTACATGCGGAAGCCGCGATATCTTACAGTTTAAGGAAAGCGTGATCGATCGTTCCAAATTAAAGATATTTGCTTTTGTCAATATTGCGTCCGGCGGAATGGTCAATTTGGAGTCCGAACAGGATATACAGGAATTTCAGCCGGAAATTGCAGCTGCCATAGCCGGAACGTATGACTGTGTGGCAGGTATTAAAACAGCCCATTACTGGGTGGGGAAGCCTGTGGACAGCAGACATCCTGCCTGGGAGTCCGTGGAACAGGCGGTAAAAGCCGGAGAACTGTGCGGGAAGCCGGTGATGGCGGATTTCCAGCCTAATCTTCCGTGGCGGACGTATCCTGATCTGATACTGGAAAAGTTAAGACCGGGGGACATTCATACACATGTATATGCCCAGCAGTTCCCCATTCTGGATGCAAACAGAAACGTACAGGAATTTATGTTTCGGGCAAGGGATAGAGGCGTGATTTTTGATCTTGGACATGGTGCGGGAAGCTTTTGGTTCCGCAATGCGGTGCCGGCTCTGAAACAGGGCTTTTATCCGGATACCATATCCACAGATCTGTATCTGGACAATGTGAATGGTCCTGTGATTGATCTGCTTCATGTCATGTCAAAATACCTGAATATGGGAATGCCCATAGAAGAAGTTATTTACCGTACAACAAAACGGCCTGCAGAGATCATTGGACACGAGGAACTGGGAGACCTGAAAATCGGTGGGGAGGCAGATATTGCGCTGCTTGACATCAGGGAAGGTGATTTTGGATTTGCAGACGCGGGACACGCATCCATGCGGGGGAACAAAAAACTGGAGTGCATTATGACAATAAGAGCCGGGGAGATCGTCTATAATCCCATGGCGCTGGGTATGCCTGAATGGGAACATGCACCCCGGGCCTACTGGGAATCGCCAGGGGTAATATAG
- a CDS encoding AGE family epimerase/isomerase, which yields MGEIIPFWEQRVRAEGGFGYTICYDREGRKTKDIRPGWFVGRTMHTFATLYNEMEEKEEWFSIAEAGRKALDTEFCNPDGRFCQMMDTKGNVLEGPVSIFTDHFMVKGLYAYVLALKRRGEKWQREAGIAKRLTEILFENVKRQEVLSREGIPQGFQKHAVNFMTLIVALESRKLYGDTYRSVLEECVHKSLYEFASDRYNKPFEYISISGEPLLEGSGRVIDAGHTMEALWFSMTAGLELGDRSILERAGVVLDWVIDSCYDREFGGFYQNVDALEHYPEKAFEENDYAGNPVRWDDKIWWVQAEGLYALAMSALYNENERHFQYFMKEFDYVEKYFRDRKYGEWYAVLHRDNSIYMDAKGFELKGPYHVPRCFMNLYTLLNIHCTP from the coding sequence TTGGGGGAGATAATTCCTTTTTGGGAACAGAGGGTAAGAGCAGAAGGCGGATTCGGTTACACCATCTGCTATGACAGAGAGGGGAGAAAAACAAAGGACATCCGTCCCGGCTGGTTTGTGGGTAGGACAATGCATACCTTTGCAACTCTTTATAATGAGATGGAAGAAAAGGAGGAATGGTTTTCTATTGCAGAGGCGGGGAGGAAAGCGTTAGATACAGAATTCTGTAACCCAGACGGAAGATTCTGTCAGATGATGGATACCAAAGGAAATGTACTGGAAGGTCCTGTATCCATCTTTACAGACCACTTTATGGTAAAGGGGCTGTATGCGTATGTTCTGGCATTAAAACGGCGGGGTGAGAAATGGCAGAGAGAGGCCGGGATTGCAAAAAGGCTGACAGAGATTCTCTTTGAGAATGTAAAAAGACAGGAAGTATTAAGCCGGGAAGGGATACCACAAGGATTCCAGAAACACGCAGTGAATTTCATGACTCTCATCGTAGCTCTGGAAAGCCGTAAATTATATGGAGATACCTACAGAAGCGTGCTGGAGGAGTGCGTACATAAATCACTCTATGAATTTGCCAGTGACCGGTATAACAAGCCTTTTGAATATATCAGCATTTCGGGAGAACCTCTTCTGGAGGGGTCTGGAAGGGTGATCGATGCAGGGCATACGATGGAAGCCCTCTGGTTTTCCATGACAGCAGGTCTGGAGTTGGGGGACAGATCAATTCTGGAGAGAGCAGGAGTGGTGCTGGATTGGGTAATAGACAGCTGCTATGACCGGGAGTTTGGAGGGTTTTACCAGAATGTGGATGCTCTTGAACACTATCCGGAGAAGGCTTTTGAAGAGAATGATTATGCAGGAAATCCAGTACGGTGGGACGATAAGATCTGGTGGGTACAGGCAGAGGGGCTTTATGCTCTTGCAATGAGCGCACTGTACAATGAAAATGAACGTCATTTTCAATATTTTATGAAAGAGTTCGATTATGTGGAGAAGTATTTCAGAGACAGAAAATATGGGGAATGGTATGCGGTTCTCCATCGTGATAACAGCATTTATATGGACGCCAAAGGGTTTGAGCTAAAGGGTCCGTACCATGTGCCCAGGTGTTTTATGAATTTATATACACTGCTCAATATTCATTGCACTCCGTAG
- a CDS encoding aminotransferase class V-fold PLP-dependent enzyme, protein MDIFQELGVRRCINAHDTYTIYGGSRMAPLTLRAMEEIAGAFVDMDELQGILGDRTAEMTRNEGAYFTNGASGGVLLAACVCMTKGNPYHYGKLPDTQNLPNEFIVMRAQRNAYDKAIETSGAKIVEIGDADETLEFELEGRISEKTAGIFYFASTLYQRGSLSLKKTIETAHKKGIPVVVDAAAQLPPVENLWRFTEMGADMVIFSGGKTLCGPQDSGLILGKREYIQNCRKFGSPTHGICRSCKTSREAMAGLYMAVKQYCSLDHEKNKEEMNRRNITIQNKIKGKDSVLRTRIVPKGPVGQDYPRLFCELKQKGKAEETAVKMRENGIFIGIIPQENTIYISPLNLTDEEAVIVGDRLSELL, encoded by the coding sequence ATGGATATATTTCAGGAGCTGGGAGTAAGGCGCTGCATCAACGCGCATGATACATATACTATATACGGAGGAAGCCGTATGGCACCCCTGACACTCAGGGCAATGGAGGAGATTGCGGGCGCATTTGTTGATATGGATGAACTGCAGGGGATCCTGGGTGACAGGACAGCAGAGATGACCCGCAATGAAGGTGCCTATTTTACCAACGGAGCGTCAGGAGGAGTACTGCTTGCAGCCTGTGTGTGCATGACAAAAGGAAATCCGTACCACTACGGAAAACTGCCTGATACGCAGAATCTGCCAAATGAATTCATTGTCATGAGAGCACAGCGAAATGCATATGACAAAGCCATAGAAACATCAGGAGCAAAAATAGTTGAGATTGGAGACGCTGACGAGACATTGGAATTTGAACTGGAGGGGAGGATCAGCGAAAAGACAGCAGGTATATTTTACTTTGCCTCTACTCTGTATCAGAGAGGTTCCCTGAGTCTGAAAAAAACCATCGAGACAGCACATAAAAAAGGAATTCCCGTGGTGGTTGACGCAGCAGCACAGCTTCCTCCGGTTGAAAACCTGTGGAGATTTACAGAGATGGGGGCAGATATGGTGATCTTCAGCGGGGGCAAGACCCTATGCGGTCCCCAGGACAGCGGTCTGATTTTAGGAAAGCGGGAGTATATACAAAACTGCAGAAAATTTGGCTCGCCTACCCACGGCATATGCCGTTCATGCAAAACATCCCGGGAAGCCATGGCTGGCCTTTATATGGCAGTAAAACAATACTGCTCTTTGGACCATGAAAAGAATAAAGAGGAAATGAACCGCAGAAATATCACTATACAGAATAAAATAAAAGGCAAAGACAGTGTTCTGCGGACCAGAATCGTTCCCAAAGGCCCCGTGGGACAGGATTACCCGCGTCTGTTCTGTGAATTGAAACAAAAGGGCAAAGCGGAAGAGACAGCTGTAAAAATGAGGGAAAACGGTATCTTTATAGGAATCATTCCCCAAGAAAATACCATATACATCAGTCCTCTGAACTTGACGGACGAAGAGGCTGTTATCGTGGGAGATAGATTGTCAGAGCTGTTGTGA
- a CDS encoding SDR family NAD(P)-dependent oxidoreductase, translating into MMKLDFNRLLDGKKAVITTGARGIGRETAMLFAQQGARVFVGGRNEQTLSETMKEIQKLSPSSKGFVADLSKKEDIERACDEILSREGGIDILVNTVGINEQHPLHQCSDRLIEKMLMTNYMSGIYFSRKFLPSMMENKSGNIVNISSIHGTVTMPGFDIYAGTKGAVNATARAMALDYAPYGIRVNNVSPGLILSDVMMDEIHTYPEGEKRDAFWDMLDNMQPLPPGKMEDIAYAVLYLASDLSAYVTGQTLLVDGGASIKAH; encoded by the coding sequence ATGATGAAATTGGATTTTAACCGTCTTCTGGATGGAAAGAAAGCAGTTATCACCACGGGGGCAAGAGGGATAGGGCGGGAGACTGCCATGCTGTTTGCACAGCAGGGTGCCCGGGTTTTTGTGGGAGGCCGGAATGAGCAGACATTGTCTGAGACTATGAAAGAGATACAGAAACTGTCACCCTCCTCCAAAGGATTTGTAGCGGATTTGTCAAAAAAAGAGGATATCGAGAGGGCATGCGATGAGATACTGAGCCGGGAGGGTGGAATAGACATCCTGGTAAATACAGTGGGAATAAATGAGCAGCATCCTTTGCACCAATGTTCTGACCGGTTGATCGAAAAGATGTTAATGACCAATTATATGAGCGGCATATATTTCAGCAGAAAGTTTCTGCCGTCTATGATGGAGAATAAGTCTGGAAATATCGTCAATATCTCTTCTATTCACGGAACTGTGACCATGCCGGGGTTCGATATCTATGCCGGCACAAAAGGGGCGGTGAACGCCACTGCAAGGGCCATGGCACTGGACTATGCACCTTACGGTATCCGGGTGAACAATGTATCGCCGGGGCTGATTTTGAGTGATGTGATGATGGATGAGATCCATACATATCCGGAAGGTGAAAAGCGGGACGCATTTTGGGATATGCTGGATAATATGCAGCCTCTCCCGCCGGGAAAAATGGAGGATATCGCGTATGCTGTATTATATCTTGCCAGTGACTTATCGGCATATGTAACGGGACAGACGCTGTTGGTTGACGGAGGGGCAAGTATTAAGGCTCATTAA
- a CDS encoding LacI family DNA-binding transcriptional regulator: METRKTVSIKDVARTANVSLATVSRVINNSENVKPEMRELVQNTIRELGYSPNHAARSLVKRKTNCIGVVVNNLHDPFFYDLIKGFEHGAQQTKYNVIFCSVLGGDADSKENYVKYLTNGVVDGVVLYGSYLNDRKVLDYLKESNHVDYVMIENDVRECSCNKLLIDNYGGSKKAVEHLMQRGHKKIAHICGNPNKKVTQERMNGYLDCIRDAGLEIKEGYIQYTSTDYCSGYDKMKMLISLDNRPSAVFCSDDAIASFAVRAVMDSGLRVPEDVSIIGFDNQRILPDGYRGPLITSVEQPLYQIGQDSIHILAEQLEYPEEAKLIRHVYETKLIEKETVGYCGGI; encoded by the coding sequence ATGGAAACAAGAAAAACTGTGAGTATTAAGGATGTGGCGAGGACAGCCAATGTTTCGCTTGCCACAGTTTCTAGAGTTATCAATAACAGCGAAAATGTAAAACCTGAGATGCGGGAACTGGTTCAGAATACCATCCGTGAACTGGGATACAGCCCCAACCACGCGGCCAGGTCTCTGGTGAAAAGGAAGACAAACTGCATTGGAGTGGTAGTCAATAATCTACATGATCCTTTCTTTTATGACCTGATCAAAGGATTTGAGCATGGAGCACAGCAGACAAAGTACAATGTGATATTCTGCAGTGTTCTCGGCGGGGATGCTGACAGCAAGGAGAACTATGTAAAATATTTAACTAATGGGGTTGTGGACGGGGTGGTCCTATATGGTTCCTATCTCAATGACAGGAAGGTCCTGGATTATCTAAAAGAAAGCAATCATGTAGATTATGTAATGATAGAGAATGATGTAAGGGAATGCAGCTGCAATAAGCTTCTGATAGATAATTACGGCGGAAGTAAAAAAGCTGTGGAGCATCTTATGCAGAGAGGACATAAGAAGATAGCCCATATCTGCGGTAATCCAAACAAAAAAGTGACACAGGAGCGTATGAACGGATATCTGGACTGCATAAGAGATGCGGGTCTGGAGATTAAAGAAGGCTATATACAGTATACCTCTACGGATTACTGCAGTGGCTATGACAAAATGAAAATGCTCATATCACTTGACAACAGGCCAAGCGCTGTGTTCTGTTCCGATGATGCTATAGCCAGTTTTGCTGTGAGAGCAGTGATGGACAGCGGTCTCAGGGTGCCAGAGGATGTTTCCATTATCGGATTTGACAACCAGAGGATCCTGCCTGACGGATATCGCGGGCCGCTGATCACTTCTGTAGAACAGCCTCTTTATCAGATAGGGCAGGACAGCATTCATATATTGGCAGAACAATTGGAATATCCCGAGGAGGCGAAATTAATAAGACATGTATATGAAACAAAGCTGATCGAAAAAGAAACTGTTGGATATTGTGGAGGTATTTAA
- a CDS encoding DUF7402 domain-containing protein, with amino-acid sequence MSISLKVQDKNGFTLAVARSEREVNLPYCAEYMEGDQIVVEASDTPAFYWLSLDDGRGHSLVYLTGDMWYKIPFGEKRVNMSPKTFSGSRHLIHIRKAYPFEYEAYRNLALNVNDCHGETNCYPHASANVETRGESVFAAMNAIDGITAAACHGEWPYESWGINRRTDAAIKLEFGRMVEVDRIILYTRADYPHDNWWKKATVTFSDGSTMELELKKTGEAQEFTFEKKKMEWLQIGELIKSEEPSPFPALVQLEVYGTEA; translated from the coding sequence ATGTCAATCAGTTTAAAAGTACAGGATAAAAACGGCTTCACACTGGCAGTTGCCCGCAGTGAGCGGGAAGTGAATCTTCCCTACTGTGCCGAATACATGGAAGGGGATCAGATCGTAGTGGAAGCGTCTGACACACCGGCCTTTTACTGGCTGTCCCTGGATGACGGAAGAGGACATTCCCTGGTATATCTGACAGGAGATATGTGGTATAAAATTCCTTTCGGAGAAAAACGTGTGAATATGTCTCCCAAGACATTTTCAGGAAGCAGACATCTGATCCACATCCGGAAGGCCTATCCTTTTGAATATGAGGCATACCGGAACCTGGCGCTAAACGTAAATGACTGCCACGGGGAGACAAACTGTTACCCCCACGCGTCAGCCAATGTGGAGACTAGAGGGGAATCTGTCTTTGCGGCTATGAATGCCATAGACGGTATTACTGCAGCGGCCTGCCACGGGGAATGGCCATATGAATCCTGGGGGATCAACCGGCGTACAGACGCAGCGATCAAACTGGAGTTCGGACGGATGGTGGAAGTTGACCGCATTATTCTTTATACAAGGGCAGACTATCCACATGATAACTGGTGGAAAAAGGCCACGGTCACGTTTTCGGACGGCAGTACCATGGAACTGGAACTGAAAAAGACAGGAGAGGCCCAGGAATTTACTTTTGAGAAGAAGAAAATGGAATGGCTACAGATCGGAGAATTGATAAAATCAGAGGAACCTTCCCCATTTCCGGCACTTGTGCAGTTGGAAGTGTATGGGACGGAGGCATAA
- a CDS encoding RpiB/LacA/LacB family sugar-phosphate isomerase has protein sequence MKIALINENSQAAKNGIICSALKTVVEPMGHEVINYGMYTAEDDCQLTYVQVGILAAVLLNSGAADYVITGCGTGEGAMLACNSFPGVICGHVEDALDAYTFAQINDGNAIAIPFAKGFGWGGDLNLQYIFEKLFAEESGQGYPRERAVPEKRNKQILDQVKEVTYKDFSEILESLDRELVKGALGGEKFREYFFADCKCQKIAETVEKILD, from the coding sequence ATGAAAATTGCTTTGATAAATGAAAACAGCCAGGCAGCTAAAAACGGGATCATCTGCAGCGCGTTAAAAACAGTTGTGGAGCCAATGGGGCATGAGGTTATCAACTACGGCATGTATACAGCAGAGGATGACTGTCAGCTCACCTATGTACAGGTGGGGATCCTTGCAGCGGTTCTGCTGAATTCCGGTGCGGCTGACTATGTGATCACCGGCTGCGGCACCGGCGAAGGAGCAATGCTGGCCTGCAATTCCTTTCCGGGAGTTATCTGCGGCCATGTGGAGGACGCTCTGGATGCCTATACTTTTGCGCAGATCAACGACGGCAATGCCATTGCCATTCCCTTTGCTAAAGGGTTTGGCTGGGGCGGAGATCTGAATCTCCAGTATATATTTGAAAAGCTTTTTGCGGAGGAGAGCGGACAGGGATATCCCAGAGAACGGGCAGTTCCGGAAAAACGCAACAAACAGATCCTGGATCAGGTCAAAGAGGTTACATACAAAGACTTTTCTGAGATTCTGGAAAGTCTGGACAGGGAGCTTGTAAAAGGCGCCCTTGGCGGTGAGAAGTTCCGGGAATACTTCTTTGCAGACTGTAAATGCCAAAAGATTGCGGAGACAGTGGAGAAAATATTAGATTAA
- a CDS encoding gluconate 5-dehydrogenase: MESNKLFSLEGKVALVTGAAYGIGFAIAEAYAAAGAKIAFNCRGQVHMDKALADYKAKGIEARGYICDVTDEAQVEKMVTDIEKELGAVDILVNNAGIIKRIPMTEMKAEEFRQVIDIDLNAPFIVSKAVIPGMIQKGHGKIINICSMMSELGRETVSAYAAAKGGLKMLTKNIASEYGEYNIQCNGIGPGYIATPQTAPLREKQPDGSRHPFDQFIIAKTPQARWGSPEDLMGPAIFLASHASDFVNGHILYVDGGILAYIGKQP; encoded by the coding sequence ATGGAGTCAAATAAATTATTTTCTTTAGAGGGAAAAGTTGCCCTTGTGACAGGCGCGGCCTATGGGATCGGATTCGCCATTGCAGAGGCGTATGCGGCAGCCGGTGCCAAGATTGCGTTTAACTGCAGAGGTCAGGTGCACATGGATAAAGCGCTGGCTGATTATAAGGCAAAGGGAATTGAAGCAAGAGGATATATCTGCGATGTGACAGATGAGGCACAGGTGGAAAAGATGGTGACTGACATTGAAAAAGAACTGGGCGCAGTTGACATTCTGGTGAACAATGCAGGCATCATCAAGCGCATTCCTATGACAGAGATGAAAGCGGAGGAGTTCCGTCAGGTGATCGACATTGACTTAAACGCGCCGTTTATTGTGTCAAAGGCAGTTATCCCGGGCATGATACAGAAAGGACACGGTAAGATCATCAATATCTGTTCCATGATGAGTGAACTGGGACGTGAGACGGTGTCTGCCTACGCCGCAGCAAAAGGCGGTCTGAAAATGCTGACAAAGAATATTGCGTCTGAGTACGGTGAGTACAATATCCAGTGTAACGGCATCGGACCCGGTTATATTGCAACCCCTCAGACAGCACCTCTTAGGGAAAAACAGCCGGACGGAAGCAGACATCCTTTTGACCAGTTCATTATTGCCAAAACTCCGCAGGCCCGCTGGGGAAGCCCTGAGGATCTCATGGGACCGGCAATTTTCCTGGCATCCCATGCGTCTGATTTTGTCAATGGCCATATTCTCTACGTGGACGGCGGCATCCTGGCATACATAGGAAAACAGCCGTGA
- the kduI gene encoding 5-dehydro-4-deoxy-D-glucuronate isomerase → MELRTAASPRDVKHYTTQRLREEFLIQKVFVPDEIKLVYSHIDRIITGSATPVEKDLKLVAGDELRAEYFLQRREMGIINIGGPGCVCIDGRTYRVASREGMYIGMGKKDITFSSENKEDPAKFYINSAPAHTSYPTVLIRREGTPEEGVVIIKEENKVELGSLEQSNHRTICKYILPGQVESCQLEMGMTSLEPGSVWNTMPCHTHDRRMEVYLYFDMPEDAFVMHYMGEPQETRHIVMRNEEAVISPSWSIHAGSGSRNYTFIWGMVGENQDFDDMDNIRNQDIL, encoded by the coding sequence ATGGAACTCAGAACCGCAGCTTCCCCCAGGGATGTAAAACATTATACAACTCAGCGACTCAGAGAAGAATTTTTAATACAGAAGGTATTCGTACCGGATGAGATCAAGCTGGTATACAGCCATATTGATCGTATCATCACAGGCTCTGCCACTCCGGTGGAAAAAGATTTAAAACTGGTGGCAGGGGATGAACTGAGAGCAGAGTATTTTTTGCAGAGACGTGAGATGGGGATCATCAATATCGGCGGCCCTGGCTGTGTCTGCATTGACGGCAGGACATACCGGGTAGCATCCCGGGAGGGGATGTACATTGGTATGGGGAAAAAAGATATCACATTTTCCAGCGAGAATAAGGAAGATCCGGCTAAATTTTACATCAACAGTGCTCCGGCGCATACCTCTTATCCCACGGTGTTGATCAGACGTGAGGGAACACCGGAGGAAGGCGTGGTCATTATCAAAGAGGAAAACAAGGTGGAACTGGGAAGTCTGGAGCAGTCAAATCACAGGACGATCTGCAAATACATTCTCCCGGGACAGGTAGAGAGCTGCCAGCTTGAGATGGGAATGACAAGTCTGGAGCCGGGAAGCGTGTGGAACACCATGCCGTGCCATACCCACGACAGAAGAATGGAAGTGTACCTGTACTTTGATATGCCGGAAGACGCCTTTGTTATGCATTATATGGGAGAACCACAGGAGACCAGGCATATTGTTATGAGAAATGAGGAGGCAGTGATTTCCCCCAGTTGGTCTATCCATGCAGGCTCAGGCTCCAGAAATTATACATTTATCTGGGGAATGGTGGGCGAGAACCAGGATTTTGATGATATGGACAATATCAGGAACCAGGATATCCTGTAG
- a CDS encoding AraC family transcriptional regulator: MKICSSCKEGIRTCIETRSFSAAHLYSYEKPMDIHIHDCYEIYYSISGGKQFLIDNRFYNFNPGDIFFINQYESHYISQIDNVEYERIIVSIYPEYLKQCCSTHTDLNCCFTRRNTNFGHKLSLSQEEQKRFLYFIHKLSENEGYGQDILDHAVFLQLMTFLNGIFLRNCDHDLPQHEPAGSHHEHMDAILSYINQHIAEDLSIERLARHFYISTSYLCRIFKSETGTTINKYITAKRITLAKSYLSEGYSVTDACIRCGFGDYSNFLKSFTKAVGISPKKYAQFSA, from the coding sequence ATGAAAATCTGCAGTTCCTGTAAAGAGGGCATACGCACCTGTATTGAAACGCGTTCCTTTTCCGCTGCGCATCTGTACAGCTACGAAAAGCCCATGGACATCCATATCCATGACTGTTACGAAATCTATTACTCCATCTCCGGAGGAAAGCAGTTTTTAATTGACAACCGGTTTTACAATTTTAATCCCGGAGACATTTTTTTCATCAATCAGTATGAAAGCCATTATATCTCCCAGATTGACAATGTGGAGTATGAACGTATCATTGTATCCATATATCCCGAATATCTGAAACAATGCTGTTCCACGCATACGGACCTGAACTGCTGCTTTACCCGGCGCAATACCAATTTCGGGCACAAGCTTTCCCTGTCCCAGGAAGAGCAGAAACGTTTCCTCTACTTTATACATAAACTGTCAGAAAATGAGGGATACGGACAGGACATACTGGACCATGCAGTCTTTCTTCAGCTTATGACCTTTCTGAACGGTATTTTTTTAAGGAACTGTGACCATGACCTGCCCCAGCATGAACCTGCCGGAAGCCACCATGAGCATATGGATGCCATTCTCTCTTATATCAACCAGCATATCGCGGAGGATCTGAGCATTGAGCGGCTGGCCAGACACTTTTATATCAGCACTTCTTATCTGTGCAGGATATTTAAGAGCGAGACCGGAACCACCATAAATAAATACATCACAGCAAAACGCATCACCCTTGCAAAATCCTATCTTTCAGAGGGATATTCCGTCACAGATGCCTGCATCCGCTGCGGTTTTGGGGACTACAGCAACTTTTTAAAATCTTTCACAAAGGCGGTGGGCATTTCACCAAAAAAATATGCCCAATTTTCCGCATAA
- a CDS encoding HPr family phosphocarrier protein: MCVQVCFKEVDEIVKFVNKVSEAPFQIDACYGSYMVDAKSIMGMMAIGAGKKVELKIYSDEGVGSLEQLIRTYAA; the protein is encoded by the coding sequence ATGTGTGTTCAGGTCTGTTTTAAAGAAGTTGACGAAATCGTGAAGTTTGTAAACAAGGTATCGGAGGCGCCGTTCCAGATTGATGCCTGTTATGGCAGTTATATGGTTGATGCCAAATCCATTATGGGAATGATGGCGATCGGCGCCGGCAAGAAAGTGGAACTGAAAATTTATTCTGATGAGGGAGTGGGAAGCCTGGAGCAGCTGATCAGGACATATGCTGCGTGA